AATTTTAGGAGGTACTTGATAGATGGCTAAGGAAAAGTTTGAGAGGACGAAGCCCCATTGTAACGTGGGAACCATTGGTCACGTTGACCATGGAAAGACAACATTAACGGC
This region of Deltaproteobacteria bacterium genomic DNA includes:
- a CDS encoding GTP-binding protein; amino-acid sequence: MAKEKFERTKPHCNVGTIGHVDHGKTTLTA